CGCCTCCGCGCAGCCGCTCACCCACCGCCACCCCCGCCCGTGCCACGGCATTGGCGGGCACGGCGGCGAGGTCCCACCAGGTGATCCCCGCGTAGCAGCCCAGCAGCAGCAGCACCCCGCCGGGCGCGAGCGCCTCCCGGAACCTGGTCACCGTGCCGAACGGCATGTGGTGCCGGCCTTGGGGACTAGCGGAACAGCCAGTAACGCTAAGCACTTGATCTTGCTACGTTCGCCTACAACTCAAACGTCAGCTGCCCGCCGGTTTCGAGCGCGGTATGCCGGGTCTGGGCCCGGGTACGGGCGTGGTGGTTACGGTCGTAGTGCAGGTGGCAGCCCTGGCATGGCTTTGAGGTTGGCCGGGTGACAGTTCTCCGGCGTGTGGTCGAGGTGCGCGCTCTCGTCGTCAGGATGACCCGCGAACCGGTGCCGTACACGGGCTGTCCGTGCCGGTTGGGACACCGGCCGGGGTGACTGCCGCGTCCGCACTCGCCTTCACACTCGCACCGCCAGCCGGCGCGTTCCTTGATGGCGTTGGAGATGTCCGGCCAGTCGGCGGGACAACGCTCGCGGTCCTAGGGACGGATCGGCACGTGGGGTCACCGTTCCGCAGCGTCGAGCTGGTGGGGGACGGCGGAGGCGCGCAGGTCTTGGAGGTCGGGGATGTGGTTGTAGAGGGTGCCCGGGGAGATGCCCAGCATTTTGGCGATCGAGGTGATGGAGCGGCCGGGGTCGGGCAGCAGGTCGCGGGCGGCGCGGATGACTTCCTCGGTAGCGACGGTGGGGCGCCCGCCGACCCGGCCGCGGGCGCGGGCGGCGGCCAGGCCCTCGCGGGTGCCCTGGACGATGAGTTCGCGGATGAACTCCGCCAGAGCGGCGAAGACGTGGAAGACGAGTCGGCCGCCGGGGGTGGTGGTGTCGAGGTTCTCGTGCAGCGAGGTGAAGCCGATCCCGCGCGTCCGGAGTTCGGCGACCATGTTGATGAGGTCCTGGAGGCTGCGGCCGTAGCGGTCGAGCGACGGGACGACGAGGGTGTCGCCAGCGTCGAGGAAGGCGTGGCACGCCTTCAATTCCGGGCGGAGGGCGTTCTTTCCGGACTTCTTGTCCGAGAAGATCTTCCGGCATCCGGCGGTGGTGAGGGCGTCGATCTGCCGGTCGAGCTTCTGTCCGCCGCTGGACACCCGCGCGTACCCGATCTTGATCTCGGTGCAGACAAGCGGTTCGGCAACGAGGAGTTCGGGGTGGCCGGACGGCTCCGGAGTGTCACTCATGACCCCGGATCATGTCAGAAAACGGTGGTCGAGGGTTCTTGAATGACCCAGGTTTTTGAAGGGTTTTTTGAAGGGGCTGCGGGGTGTGCGGACCCCCGCACGGTGATCTTCAGAAAACGTTCGTTTTTTGAAGGCGAGGCTCGTCGACCCGCATCGTCTTCTTTGTTGGATGGGAGTGTCGCAGTAAGGGCGGTTGGTGCGATGCCGGGCCCTCATCAGCACCCCGGGCGAGACTCTGACGGCACGGTCGGCGGCAGCCCGGCGGGGACGCAAGGGGTCATCCCGGTTTCTGATCGATCTCGGCGAGTCGCGCCTCCACCTGGTCTCCCAATTCGATCAGCAGGTCCATCTGCGCAGGGGTCACGTGGTCGATCAGCACATTGCGCACGTCAGCCAGGTGGAGCGGGGCGGCTGCCTCGACGAGGGTGCGGCCCTGTTCGGTGATGACCACGACGGCCCCTCGCTGGTCGGTCGCGCATCGCTCGCGGCGGATGAGGTTGCGGTTCTGCATGCGGGTCAGATGCTGCGACAGACGGCTCTTCTCCCATTGCAGCGCATCTCCGAGTGCGAACGACCGCAGGCGTCCCTCGGGCGCCTCAGACAGGTGCGCCAGCACCTGGTAGTCGGCGGTGGACAGCCCGCTGTGGGTGCGCAGCTGCCGCTCGATGTATTCGGACAGGCCGGCCTGCATCTTCATGAGGCTGCGCCAAGCCCGCTGTTCACGCTCGTCCAGCCATCGCGGTTCGTCCATGAAGCCCATCCTACCGCTTTGGTTGACATGTTAACCAGTCCGTCGTACGGTTTGGTTAACACCTCAACCAAATGGACTTGCGGAGGTCGGAGCCGCCTACAGAAACGCGGCGACAACAGGCCGGACGACGAAGCTGCTCTGCCGCCTCGACAGCCTTCAGCAATTACTGGAACAGGGAGCACTCATGTCTGCAGACACCCGCTACGCCATCGTGGGCACCGGAAACATCGGTTCGGCGCTGGCGCGCGTCTTCGCCCGGGCCGGAGTCGAGGTCAGCATCGCCAACACCCGCGGACCGGGCTCGATCAGCGAACTCGCCGCCTCCTGGGGTTCCACGGTCCGGGCCGTGACGCTCACCGAGGCACTGGCGAGCGACGTCATCTTCATGGCCATCCCGTTCGGCGCAGTCGAGACGTTCGGCAACGCCCTGCCCGACTGGAACGGGAAGATCGTCGTCGACACCACCAACGCGCACTACGCGCCCAACGCGGGCGACGTCCTCAAGGGTCGGCTCTCCTCGCAGTACGCGGCCGAGGTCCTGCCCGGCGCCCAGATCGTGAAGGGCTTCAACCACCTTCCCGCCCAGACGCTCGCCGCCGAAGTGCCCTCCGGCCAGGGCAAGCGCGTGGTCTTCGTCTCCAGCGACTCCGGGGAGGCCAGCTCCCAGATCGCCGAGCTCGCCCGCACGCTCGGCCTGTCGCCGGTGGAACTCGGCAGGATCGACGAAGGCGGACGCCTCATCGAGGTTCCCGGCGCACTGGTGCTCAGGAACTTCACCGAACAGCCCCTCACCTGATCGGCCGCATTCCGCCTTCCACAGGCGGTGCGGCCGGCGCCGACGAGCCGTCCCGCCTCAGCGTCTGCCGTCACCGGCCGCACCGCGGCGGCCGGCGCCCGGCCCGCGGCCGGGTTGCCGCGCAGCAGCGCTCTCCATCGATGAGACCGCACTACAGCAACGCTCACGCGTGAGCAGCAAAACCCGCCGGCACACCCATCCTCCACGGATGCCGGTCCCTCACAGCTCGGGCGGTCCGAATCACTCTCCAGAAAGGCATGACCCGTGTTTGTCTTCGCCGCCGTACTGAGCGTTCTGCTCGCCGTTGTCGGGCTGGCCGCCGGACTACCGAAAGCCCTGCTCAAGGGCAGCATTCCAGCCCAGTTGCAGTCTCCCGGAGGCTTCAGCGCCCCGCTGGTCCGGTTCATCGGGCTGGCCGAGCTGGCCGCAGCCGCAGGGCTCATCGCCGGTCTCTTCTGGCAGCCCATCGGCGTTGCCGCCGCCCTGGGATTCGCAGTCCTGCTCGTCGGAGCCGTCGGCTTCCACGCCAAGTCCGGCGACTACGCCAACCCCGAGACCCGCGGCAACGCGATGGCACCCATCATCCTCACCGTCATCGCGATCGCTGCCGCCGCCACGCTCGTCCTCGCCTCCTGACCAGCGCCTGAATCCGAGGCGCCACAGCTCACCTTCCGCCCGGCAAACCCGGCCGGGTGATCGCGACGCCCTCGCCACGCGGACCGTCACCGATCATCCGCATTCCCGACCACTGCTACACCTGAGGAACATCCCATGACCACTCTTCTGCACCTCGATTCCTCGCTGTTTTCCGGCGACGCCTCCTCCTCCCGCGCCGTGACCGCCGCCTTCCGCCGGACCTGGCAGGAGCACCACCCCGAGGGCACGGTCATCTACCGTGACCTCGCCACGAACCCCGTACCGCACCTCACCGCCGACGCCCACACCGCCGGCCAGACCGACCCGGCCACGCACACCCCCGCCCAGGCCGCCGCCCTCGCCCACCGGCTGACGCTGATCGACGAGCTGGAGAACGCCGACGCCATACTGATCGGCGCTCCGATGTACAACTACTCGATTCCCTCGACCCTCAAGGCGTGGCTCGACAACATCGTCCTCGTCGGCCGCACCGCCGGCGTGGAAAGCTCCAGGCTCAAGGGCACCCCCGTCACCGTCGTCGCCAGCCGCGGCGGCTCCTACGCCCCGGGCACGCCCCGCGAGGGCTACGAATACGTGCAGAACTACCTCACGGCCGTTCTGGCCGACGCGCTCGCCCTGGACGTGAACTTCATCGTCCCGGAACTCACGATGGCCGTACACAACCCGGCGATGTCCCAGCTGATCCCCCTCTTCGAAGCCTCCCGCCAGCAGGCACTGGACGACGCAGCCTCCACGGCCAAGGCGATAGCCCACCGCATCGCCGCCTAGAAACAGCGCCCTCCGGACGGCGGCCGTGAAGCACGCTTCACGGCCGCCGTGGGCGAACTCCAGCGGGGACAGGCGGCTGGCTGCCCTCGAAGGAATTTCTCGCCCCGGAGGAGCTGGACGACGCGAACCGGCGAATCGACGAGGCGGCCGGCGCTGCCGGGCGGGACCCGAGCCGGACCAACCGGGTCTACAACCTGGTCGGTGACCGTTCGACTACGCAGCGGGTCGACCTGCTGACGAGCTGGTCGGTCGAGCACGGCATGAACGGCTACATCTTCAGCGGCCCGGTCGACGAGTCCGCGCTGCGCCCCATCATCGAGAAGGTCGCGCCCGCCGTGCGCGAGGCAGTCGCAAAGGAGCATCGACGATGACACAGCCGCAGGCGGGAACTGTCGCCGGCCGCCAGATGGTGCAGCAGCTGCTGATGGCGCATGCGCCGCTGCGCAGCGACGTCGCCGCCCTGCGCAAGGGGCTTGAGGTGCTCGATGCGGCGACCACACGCGCAGAGGACATCGAGGAGCTGCTCGGCGGTCTGACTGTCGCGGACCTCACCTGGCAGCTCAAGGTGGGCTGCCAGCATTTCTGCGCCCACCTGGACGCCCACCACACGATCGAGGACGCTCGGATGCTGCCGGTCATGCAGCACCGGTTCCCCGAGCTCACCGATCAGATCGGGCGGCTCCGGCGCGAGCATGAGGAGGTCAAACAGATGATCGTGAGCATCCGCGCCGACGCGCGGCAGCTGAACCCCAAGGACGAGCGCTCCGTCCACGTGGTGCTGGAACAGATCGTCGCGCTTGCCGACCACCTCCAGGCCCATCTCGACTTCGAGGAGCGCACCCTCTTCCCGTACTTCCTGCGGATGGACCACGACTGGCACGCCTGAGCTGTTCTGGCCGGGAGGGTGAGTTTGGAGCCGCGGACGGCCGTGCCGCCGCGCCATGGAGGCTTTGAAGCTGGACGCTGAGCTTGACTCTGACACGAAAATTGAGGCTTCGTGGAGGTCAGGTCGCCTCGATGGGTTCGAAGCGGATGGCCATCGGCGCGTCCCTGCGGTCGGCGGCGAACCGCTCGTTGGCCTCCCGCAGGTGCTCCCTCATCTCGTCGTGCGAGTCCGTCACGGTCATACCGGCGCCCCCTTCTCACTGCCCCGCCGGTCGGCGGTGGTCTTCTCGAAGTACAACGACCCGCCCCGGACGGCGGATGCGGCGCTCACTCCTCCTGGCCGTCGTCGTCATCGTCGAGGTCGACAGCATCCGGGTCGCGCAGGGGCCGCAGCCCCTTCACCGGCTGGGAGGCGGTGAAGTTGTACCGGCCCAGGACGTTCAGATTCTTGTGCTTGAGCGGGGAGAGCCGGGCGACGTCCTCGTCGCGGATCTCGTAGCCCTCCGCGCGGAGCTGGGCGACGGCGGCGTCGATGTAGCGCGTCGTCCAAAGGACCACGGCGTTCAGCACGAGCCCCAGCGCCCCGAGCTGGTCCTCCATCCCGTCCCGGTACGCCTGGTGGATGGTGCCCTTCTTGCCGTGGCAGATGTCGCGGGCGAGCTTGTGGCGGGATTCCTGGACGGTGAGCTGTTTGTGCATCTGGCGGCGGTAGGTGTCGTCGACCGGGTCGACGACGGCGAGCAGGTGCAGGGTTTTGGCGATGCGCCCGTACTCGGCGAACGCCTGCCCCAGCGGGGCGGGATGCCCTTCTCTGCCGAACATCCTCAGCAGGTCGTAGGCGCGGACCTGGTTGGTGACCAGGGAGCCGGCGACCCGCAGCATGTCCGGCCAGTGCGTGATCACCTTCTTCACGTTCACCTTGTTCCGCGCGATCGCCTCCAGCGGCCCGTACTCGCCGGCCGTCTCGGCGCCGGGCATCTGGGCCTTCCAGAACCTCTGGTCTTGAAGGTCCTTGAAGCGCGGGGAGAAGCGGTAGCCGAGCAGCTTGAAGATGCCGAAGACCATGTCGGAGTAGGAGGCGTTGTCGGTGGCGACCATCTCCGGCTTCACTCCGCCGTCCAGGTTCAACAAGGCGTCCAGGATGAACAGGGAGTCACGCGGGGTGCCGGGCACCACCATCTGTCCGATGCCGATGACCTGGTCGTTGATGGCGTTCAGCCATGTGATGCCGGTCTTCTTCGCGAAGTACTTGGGTGAGGGGGCGGCGTTGATGGTGCGGACGGGGACGACGAACCGCAGGCCGTCGACGGAGGCCAGCAGCCCCTTTCCCCAGTGCTCGACGATGGGCACCTGGGCCTGGGCGGCGATCAGGGCCGCGTTCGCCGCGGCGATGGTGTCGGCGCGCAGATAGTACTGGTCGACGTGGACCAGCCGGGAGCGGGTCAGAGCCTCGTGGTTGGGGTTGATGACCGGGGTCATCCCGATGTTGCACGCCTCGCTCACCAGCAGGGCGACGACCGAGGTGGTCAGGTCCTTCATCCGGGTTCTGCCGTCGTCCAGATGCACGAAAGCGTCCAGGAACCCGGTCCATGAGTACACCTCGAACAGCAGGTCCGGCAGGTCGATCTTCGGAAGCATCTTCTCGACACGCTCGCGCAGCCACTTCAGCGACTTCGGCTCACCGAGCGCATGGAGCTTCTCCACGTTCAGCTTCGCCCGGCCGTTGGGCTGCACCTCGATGCTGATCTTCGCGTCGGAGCCCGCCTCCTGAAGGCGCTCGGCCATCTGCTTCCACGTCGCGTCCAGCACGGCGACCAGTTCCCGAAGGTGCTGTTCGGCGTCCTCGGCCAGGCTCAGGCCGGCCAGGACGTCCTCGCGCACCGCCTCCCACCCTTGCCCTGAAGCAGCCGGGCTCGCGGGTCGGACCAGCGGTGCGAGGGCGAGGCGAAGATGTCGCGGCGCCTCAGCGCGCCGAACAGCTGCTCCAGCACACACACCACGTACGCATCCCGGTCCACCGCCCCCTGCGGCAGCTCCGCGTTCGCGTACACGGCCTTGCGCCAGTGCGCCGGCACCAGCTTGTCGTCGACCTCGCGCGGCAGCAGCGGCTTCTCGCCCACCTTCCGCCGGGAGAGAGCCGGGAGCCGCTGCACCCCAGTGAGGATCCGTCTGCCGGCGGGCGCCGCGTCCAGCGCCTTCGACTCACCCAGCAGCGACAGGAACGGCCTGACGGTGTTGTAGCGCAGCGCCAGCGCCCCACGCAGCGCGGTCTCCGCCGTGTCGTCGTCCTCCGGCACCAGGCTCACCACCGTGGCCGCCGCGCTGGAGAGCGCGGCCCGAGGCGCGACCTCCTCCAAGGCCCGCCACAGCCCGGCCACGTCGACATCGCAGCCGCTCCCCTCGATGAGCTCCAGCTCCTCGATGATCACCTTCGAGACCCGGGCGGTGATCCGTGCCGCCTTCTCCAACTGCGGCAGCGTGGACAGGCGCTGCTTGTCCGTGGACCGCCTCGCGGAGCTGATCAGCCGGGTGGCCATCAGGATCTCGAAAAGGTCCAGCGCGTCGTCGATCGCCTTCGCCTCCAAGTGGCGCATCACCGCGGTGAGCATCGCCGTGCGCTTGGGCTCCGGGGTCCGCTCCAGCTTCGGCGCCTTGGTGCCCAGCCCGTACCGGGCCAGCGCGGACAGCCGGTTCGGCGGAACCTGCTCCAGCCTGAGACGGCCCAACTGGAAGGCGGCGATGTCCTCGACCCGCTGCAACGCGGCCTTCATCGCGGTGCCGGTGGTCCGCGTCGGCGGCCGGCGCATCCGCTCCAGCTCCGAATGCCGTTTGCCCTCCGGCGTCTTCAGCGTGGCAACCAGGTCGCCGGGCAGAGCCGGGTCCGCCCGCCGGGCCGCCCTGGCGACCGTGGCGTGCAGCCGCTTGTCCGCGACGCCGCGGACCTCGGCGACCTGCCGGGCCAGCACACTCACTCCCGGCAGCAGCACCCGGTTGCGGCGCAGCCAGCCCACCGCGTGATCGAACAAAGCCTTCGGCCCCTCCGCGTGCGCCGTCCACGCCCGGCCGTGCAGGAAGGCCCTGAACTTCCGGCCCTGGTCGTGGTCCTCATACTGGTGATAGCCGTACGCGTCACGTATCTCCCACGCGTGCTCGTACGGCGTCGGCCTGCGCTCGGTATACCGCTTGATCTGGGAGACATCCCCGATCCCCAGCTGCTCGGCCAGATGCTCGACGACCGGCCACGGCACCGCGAGGGGGCCTCCAGGAACAGCCCGATGTACCGCACCGTGCACATCTGAAGCGCGAAGCCGAGACGGTTGTGGTCGCCGCGCCGCTTCGCGATCAGCTTCAGGTCCTCGTCATCAAGGAAGAAGAACCGCTCCAGCTCGGGCTTCGTCGGCTCCTCGGCGAACTTCCCATACGCCTCAGCCTGCTCATCAGTCAGAAATTCCACCGGCATGCGGCGGACCGTAGCCATCCCCCACCAGCGATCGGGGACCTTCCGCCGAATCCCCGCACGGCACCGATCACCTGTGCTAGAAGCCCAAGATCAAGTGCTTAGCGTTACTGGCTGTTCCGCTGGTCCCCAAGGCCGGGTGCAGGCTCGCCAGACAGGTGATGACGTCGTAGTGCCCCTTCGGCAGCGCGGCGGAGGCCACGTCCGTCCGCCGGA
This portion of the Streptomyces mirabilis genome encodes:
- a CDS encoding recombinase family protein, whose translation is MSDTPEPSGHPELLVAEPLVCTEIKIGYARVSSGGQKLDRQIDALTTAGCRKIFSDKKSGKNALRPELKACHAFLDAGDTLVVPSLDRYGRSLQDLINMVAELRTRGIGFTSLHENLDTTTPGGRLVFHVFAALAEFIRELIVQGTREGLAAARARGRVGGRPTVATEEVIRAARDLLPDPGRSITSIAKMLGISPGTLYNHIPDLQDLRASAVPHQLDAAER
- a CDS encoding MarR family winged helix-turn-helix transcriptional regulator, with product MDEPRWLDEREQRAWRSLMKMQAGLSEYIERQLRTHSGLSTADYQVLAHLSEAPEGRLRSFALGDALQWEKSRLSQHLTRMQNRNLIRRERCATDQRGAVVVITEQGRTLVEAAAPLHLADVRNVLIDHVTPAQMDLLIELGDQVEARLAEIDQKPG
- a CDS encoding NADPH-dependent F420 reductase codes for the protein MSADTRYAIVGTGNIGSALARVFARAGVEVSIANTRGPGSISELAASWGSTVRAVTLTEALASDVIFMAIPFGAVETFGNALPDWNGKIVVDTTNAHYAPNAGDVLKGRLSSQYAAEVLPGAQIVKGFNHLPAQTLAAEVPSGQGKRVVFVSSDSGEASSQIAELARTLGLSPVELGRIDEGGRLIEVPGALVLRNFTEQPLT
- a CDS encoding DoxX family protein; its protein translation is MFVFAAVLSVLLAVVGLAAGLPKALLKGSIPAQLQSPGGFSAPLVRFIGLAELAAAAGLIAGLFWQPIGVAAALGFAVLLVGAVGFHAKSGDYANPETRGNAMAPIILTVIAIAAAATLVLAS
- a CDS encoding FMN-dependent NADH-azoreductase: MTTLLHLDSSLFSGDASSSRAVTAAFRRTWQEHHPEGTVIYRDLATNPVPHLTADAHTAGQTDPATHTPAQAAALAHRLTLIDELENADAILIGAPMYNYSIPSTLKAWLDNIVLVGRTAGVESSRLKGTPVTVVASRGGSYAPGTPREGYEYVQNYLTAVLADALALDVNFIVPELTMAVHNPAMSQLIPLFEASRQQALDDAASTAKAIAHRIAA
- a CDS encoding hemerythrin domain-containing protein, whose translation is MTQPQAGTVAGRQMVQQLLMAHAPLRSDVAALRKGLEVLDAATTRAEDIEELLGGLTVADLTWQLKVGCQHFCAHLDAHHTIEDARMLPVMQHRFPELTDQIGRLRREHEEVKQMIVSIRADARQLNPKDERSVHVVLEQIVALADHLQAHLDFEERTLFPYFLRMDHDWHA